In the SAR324 cluster bacterium genome, ACCTTCTCTGAATAACCAATTTGAAGTGACGTGGGTTAGTGGTGGACTTGATGCGATGCTTCTATTCGGGCATCAAAACTACCAAGTCTTGATTCTCGAGACAAATTTGCCTGACACTGATGGTTTACAGATGGTTCGTACGATTCGAAAGTATGGATTTACATTACCAATTGTTATACTGAGTAACCGAGAAACTGCTCAGGACCGGATAGTTGGTCTGCAAGCTGGTGCTGATGACTACCTTACTAAACATGTTTCTTTGCAAGAACTGATGTTACGGCTAGAAATTCTTTTAAGGAGAATAGGCCTCTCAGAAGAATCTGCGCAGGGTAGCGTGCTTAGAGAAATAAAGTTTCCTTCATCTGAGTTGCGAGTCGGTGATGTGATAATTCATCGTACAAATCGAACAGTGAAGCGAGCTGGATCCTCAATTGATTTAAGGAAAAAAGAATTCGAACTTCTAGAATTGTTAATGGAACATCCTAATGAAGTGATGAGTAAGCAAAGAATTATGGACACCCTCTGGGGACATGGACTTGATGCAAATGAATCGAGAGTCATTGACAATCACTTATGCCGATTACGAGCGAAACTTGATGAAGGATATGAGAAGAAGTATATTTGCACTAGGCGAGGAGCAGGCTACATATTTGCAAATCAAGAAGATGAGAAAAGAATTTTTATGTAAAAATTTATTAGATAAAAAATAAATCTGTCAAAACTTTTCTGATATTTTGATTTAAACAGTTTACTAAAATTACTTAGAATGATCTTTGATATGTAACATTTCCACCATCCCAAAAATCATTGGCAAAGTTATCTAGATTCCAAGTACTCGTAAACATCAAAGCACCCCCACCCACATAATCATTTCGGACTTTCCAACTAATTCTTAATTTGCCCTCGAGCCCTCTATCCTCTTTTTTCGATAAATCTTCTAAGTTGGTCATCGATTTATCAACCTGACCTAAGTAAATTCCAGCTTCCCAAGCGGTTTCATTGCCCAGAAGTTGACGCATAGAACCAAACCATTGATAGGAATGAATAATATTCTCTTCGCTTTCGTTTATTGCATCTAGCTGAAGTAAATGATGCTGAAACATGTCATAACGTAAACCGGCATTCAAATACCAATCTTGGGCTAGAGGACCATCAGCTTGCAGTATTTGTGACATCCAACTGGTCTCCTGGTACCGATGATCAGCTGGATCAGGAGAAATAGTCACTTCTCGATGTTTTTCAGAACGAAATTTTTTCCATTGCCATCCGAGTGTCCAATCAGGATTCCATTGATGCTCAATAAGCAGTTGTTGCTGTGTCTCTTCATGTGAGAAATTCAGGGCTACGGTTGGATCCAACAACTTCATCGGTAGAGATTCGGTCCATTTAAATCCAAATTCCCAATCATCACCAAGCCAAGTGCCTTCAACTTGGTTTTCAATTGGATGGGGATCTTGAGTTGATTGATCATAAAGATTTTTCTCGTTATAAAATAAATTTTGTTGCAGTTGATGCAGTCTCAGGAAGCTCTCCTGAAGGTCTCCAAGAGTGATGAAGGCCCCGTAGTCTGCATCTCGTTTGTCAAATTGAGGTTGCCCGGCAATTCCAAGTGTGAAGTTAGAACTTGGCTGCCAGCCTACCTCAATTTCAAAATTTAGTGGTTTTCTCTCATAAAATTCTTCATGGTCAATTCTGACACTAGCACTAAATCTTCGACTCAGTTGTTCCATTAATTTCAACTGGAATTTCAAAAAGAGTAGGTCCAGTCCAAGGCTACCACCAGTCATACGCCAACCTTGCTCAGCACGACGCCATTTTCGATCTTGTGCTGCACTAAATAAATACGACTGGATGTCGAGAAAATTTTCTCGATTTAAGTGAAAGGCATCTATATTTGTGGCTCCATCGAAAGCATGCAGATCTTTGGAGATGCCACTCAGAAAAATTAAGAGAAAAAAATAGAGGAGAAGCTGGCTTGGATTAGTTCGTTGAATTTCCATGGGTATCTAAACCAGATAAAGAGATAGGGCTGAAAAAAATCCGATGGACCAAAACAGTGAACGCATCAAGTCTCTGTCTGTTACATAGGCCCATCCATAGAGACAGCGCGCCATAACATGCAAAGCCGCCAATGAGTTTATCCATAAAAAATAACTGGGCTCGCTCCAAATATGGGCGACGATGACACCGCATGCAAAAAACGGAAAGGACTCAAAGGAATTATCCTGAGCGGCATAGGCTCTT is a window encoding:
- a CDS encoding MAPEG family protein, whose translation is MFVILMDLSSTDYSYYFLITAGILPFVFTGVAKYGIYSRNENREPRTFRASLTGYRKRAYAAQDNSFESFPFFACGVIVAHIWSEPSYFLWINSLAALHVMARCLYGWAYVTDRDLMRSLFWSIGFFSALSLYLV
- a CDS encoding response regulator transcription factor; its protein translation is MERKKILLVEENSEKAKKLIPSLNNQFEVTWVSGGLDAMLLFGHQNYQVLILETNLPDTDGLQMVRTIRKYGFTLPIVILSNRETAQDRIVGLQAGADDYLTKHVSLQELMLRLEILLRRIGLSEESAQGSVLREIKFPSSELRVGDVIIHRTNRTVKRAGSSIDLRKKEFELLELLMEHPNEVMSKQRIMDTLWGHGLDANESRVIDNHLCRLRAKLDEGYEKKYICTRRGAGYIFANQEDEKRIFM